In the genome of Lactobacillus intestinalis, the window TATCAAGCGTTTGCACTATCAACCAAATGCTGTAGCTCAAGGTCTTGCATCTAAGAGAACCACTACTGTAGGACTTGTAGTTCCTGATCTTACTAATTTATACTTTGCTGAACTTTCAAAGGGGATTGATGATATTGCCCTTTTGTACAAGTACAACATTATTATTACAAGTATCGAAAATCGCTTGATGAAAGAAGATCAAGCAATCCAAAGTTTGTTAAATAAGCAAGTTGACGGTGTAATTTACATGTCAAACCGTTTACCAGAAAAGGTAATAGATGCTTTTGAAAGAACCGATACTCCAGTTGTGCTTGCTGGTACTAAGGATAATCGCGAAGATTTACCTTCAGTTACTATCGATTATAAGAAGGCTGATACTGAAGCCCTCAACTTAATGTTTAACGATGGTAAGAAGAATTTAGGAATTGTAGTTGGTGATCCTGATGCCGTAGTAAACAGTGAATATCGTATTCCTGCTTACAAGGAATTTATTAAGGAACATGATTTGGGTGAGGCTCATATTTACACTAATGTGATGGATTACTCAGATGGTTACAATCTTTATTCTCAACTTGCTAAAGATGGCGTTGATGGTGTGATTGTAACACGTGATAGCAGTGCAGTGGGAATCTTGAATTCTGCAATGGATGCTGGTAAGAATGTGCCAAAAGATCTTGAAATTGTGACTGCTAGTGCTACTCAAATTGCTTCTGTTGTTCGCCCTGCTTTAACTACAATCAAGCAACCTCTTTATGATATGGGAGCTGTTGCGATGAGAATGTTAACTAAGTTGATGAACAATGAAGAAGTAGAAGATGTGCATATTGAATTGCCATACGAACTTGTTAAAAAGCAAAGTACGTTAAACCAATAGTAAAGTAAAAAAATAAGCGGTTCGATTTCGAACCGCTTATTTTGTTTATTTAGTTAAT includes:
- a CDS encoding substrate-binding domain-containing protein, producing MHKQEVTIYDVAREAKVSMATVSRVVNGNDNVRKETRDRVMEVIKRLHYQPNAVAQGLASKRTTTVGLVVPDLTNLYFAELSKGIDDIALLYKYNIIITSIENRLMKEDQAIQSLLNKQVDGVIYMSNRLPEKVIDAFERTDTPVVLAGTKDNREDLPSVTIDYKKADTEALNLMFNDGKKNLGIVVGDPDAVVNSEYRIPAYKEFIKEHDLGEAHIYTNVMDYSDGYNLYSQLAKDGVDGVIVTRDSSAVGILNSAMDAGKNVPKDLEIVTASATQIASVVRPALTTIKQPLYDMGAVAMRMLTKLMNNEEVEDVHIELPYELVKKQSTLNQ